In Nicotiana tabacum cultivar K326 chromosome 2, ASM71507v2, whole genome shotgun sequence, the following proteins share a genomic window:
- the LOC142166914 gene encoding secreted RxLR effector protein 161-like, with translation MIGSLLYLTTSRPDIVFSVGLCARFQTNPKESHLKAVKKILRYLKGSPDLCLWYPRGYSFNLIGFADANYAGFHIDRKSTSRTAHFLGSYLVSWRTKKQNLVALSTAEAEYVAAASCCV, from the coding sequence ATGATTGGGTCATTGTTGTACCTCACAACAAGTAGGCCTGATATTGTATTCAGTGTGGGACTGTGTGCAAGATTTCAgacaaatcccaaggaatctcacctTAAGGCTGTCAAAAAGATACTAAGATATCTCAAGGGGAGTCCTGACCTCTGCCTATGGTATCCCAGAGGATATAGTTTTAATCTAATTGGTTTTGCCGATGCTAACTATGCAGGTTTTCATATTGACAGGAAAAGCACTTCAAGAACAGCTCATTTTCTAGGTTCTTATCTAGTGTCTTGGAGAACAAAAAAGCAAAACTTAGTGGCATTATCTACAGCTGAGGCTGAATATGTGGCAGCAGCATCCTGCTGTGTTTAG
- the LOC107784214 gene encoding fructose-bisphosphate aldolase, cytoplasmic isozyme 1-like, with the protein MSAFVGKYAEELIKNAKYIATPGKGILAADESTGTIGKRLASIKVENIESNRQALRELLFTSPNALTHLSGVILFEETLYQKTCDGKPFVEVLQENNVVPGIKVDKGTVELAGTNGETTTQGFDSLGARCAQYYKAGARFAKWRAVLKIGPTEPSELSIQQNAQGLARYAIICQENGLVPIVEPEILTDGNHDIKKCAAATETVLAAVYKALNDHHVLLEGTLLKPNMVTPGSNSPKVAAEVIAEYTVTALCRTVPPAVPGIVFLSGGQSEEDATVNLNAMNKLEVLKPWTLSFSFGRALQQSTLKTWAGKQENVAKAQEAFLARCKANSDATLGKYTGGSATGAASESLFVSGYKY; encoded by the exons ATGTCTGCCTTTGTTGGAAAATATGCTG AGGAACTTATCAAGAACGCCAAGTACATAGCAACACCAGGGAAGGGTATTTTAGCAGCTGATGAAAGTACCGGCACTATTGGAAAGCGTTTAGCTAGCATTAAAGTTGAGAACATTGAGTCCAATCGTCAAGCTCTTCGTGAACTCCTTTTCACTTCTCCAAATGCTCTCACTCACCTCTCTGGTGTCATCCTCTTTGAGGAAACCCTTTACCAAAAAACTTGTGATGGGAAGCCTTTTGTCGAAGTTCTCCAAGAAAATAATGTTGTTCCTGGCATAAAGGTTGACAAGGGCACAGTGGAATTAGCAGGAACCAATGGTGAGACTACAACTCAAGGTTTTGACTCTTTGGGCGCACGTTGCGCGCAGTACTACAAAGCAG GTGCTCGATTTGCCAAGTGGAGAGCTGTGCTGAAAATTGGACCCACCGAGCCTTCTGAGTTGTCCATCCAGCAGAATGCTCAGGGACTAGCTCGTTATGCTATCATTTGCCAAGAGAATGGACTTGTGCCAATTGTTGAGCCAGAGATACTCACTGATGGaaaccatgacatcaagaaatgtGCTGCTGCTACTGAAACTGTTCTTGCAGCTGTTTACAAGGCTCTCAATGACCACCATGTTCTTCTTGAAGGAACTCTCTTGAAGCCCAACATGGTCACCCCTGGCTCTAATAGCCCAAAG GTTGCAGCAGAGGTAATAGCAGAATACACAGTTACAGCGCTGTGCCGGACCGTGCCACCAGCAGTGCCAGGGATAGTGTTCTTGTCAGGAGGACAGAGTGAGGAAGATGCAACAGTGAATCTAAATGCAATGAACAAATTGGAAGTGCTGAAGCCCTGGACACTGTCATTTTCCTTTGGTCGAGCTCTGCAGCAAAGTACACTTAAGACTTGGGCTGGAAAACAGGAAAATGTTGCCAAAGCGCAAGAGGCATTTTTGGCAAGGTGCAAGGCCAATTCAGATGCCACTCTTGGAAAGTACACTGGTGGAAGTGCCACTGGAGCTGCTTCTGAGAGTCTCTTTGTTTCTGGCTACAAATATTAG
- the LOC107784211 gene encoding uncharacterized protein At1g08160-like, with translation MTSSESLSFFSPEYTSPKMFPLTPSPLPPPVPSHKRGVPVPSPMNQIVVSKHALNQPLTPEIPFESKTKPVQYIVPRQRRRTNPGVWFVAILCMVFCLLLICFGIVTLVIFLSIKPRNPLFDTSNASLSLIYLDSPQYMNGDFTFIANFTNPNRKLDVRFEHLDIELYFSDSLIATQVLQPFTQRRHETRLVPVHMISSLVYLPPISAFKLQKQVLSNRVVYNIRGTFKVRVNIGLIHYSYWLHGRCQLEMTSPPAGALITHICRTKR, from the coding sequence ATGACTTCCTCTGAGAGCTTGAGCTTCTTTTCTCCTGAATATACTTCTCCTAAGATGTTTCCCCTTACTCCATCGCCGTTACCACCACCAGTACCATCACATAAACGCGGCGTACCAGTACCATCTCCTATGAACCAAATTGTCGTGTCAAAACATGCCCTGAATCAACCTTTGACACCAGAAATCCCATTTGAAAGCAAGACAAAACCAGTACAATATATTGTGCCACGACAACGTAGACGGACAAATCCTGGAGTATGGTTTGTTGCAATCCTATGCATGGTATTCTGCTTACTTCTGATATGCTTTGGGATTGTCACGCTAGTCATATTCCTTTCCATTAAACCAAGAAATCCATTGTTTGATACTTCTAATGCTAGCCTCAGTCTCATCTACTTAGACTCCCCACAGTATATGAATGGTGATTTTACATTTATTGCAAATTTCACCAATCCAAACAGGAAACTTGATGTGAGATTTGAGCATTTGGATATTGAGCTATATTTTTCAGATAGTCTAATAGCAACTCAAGTTCTTCAACCTTTCACTCAGAGACGACACGAAACACGGCTAGTACCAGTTCACATGATATCTAGCTTGGTTTATTTGCCACCAATTTCAGCTTTCAAACTCCAAAAGCAGGTCCTAAGCAACAGAGTTGTGTATAACATCAGAGGAACTTTCAAAGTCAGAGTTAATATTGGCCTAATTCATTACTCTTACTGGTTACATGGGAGATGTCAGTTAGAGATGACAAGTCCACCTGCAGGTGCTCTTATAACCCATATTTGTAGAACAAAGAGGTGA